In Gossypium arboreum isolate Shixiya-1 chromosome 5, ASM2569848v2, whole genome shotgun sequence, a single genomic region encodes these proteins:
- the LOC108451701 gene encoding probable 2-oxoglutarate-dependent dioxygenase AOP1, with product MVPVIYFSNQNMKPGSPEWDLVKSQVREALEEYGCFEALFDPILELRKAVLGALQEVFDLPLQTKKLCVSDKPFRGYSCPPSGVLQSMTVDDAHIAENIEQCLTTGLWPQGNISFRYIKLWHLFTQLASELEKTILKMILESFGLGKYMDELTDIANYQLRIIKYEKPKANKQTIGIPAHCSDTNMLILLYQNEVNGLEIQNKDGEWMNTKFSPNYFIVIIGECLSIWLNGRLSSPYHRVMMKGNEDRYSLALFATVSGGYMVKFPTELVDDKNPMLFKPHDHEEFLNYLSSQVAKGVVKSGDLISHLKTYCAV from the exons ATGGTTCCAGTCATATATTTCTCAAACCAAAACATGAAACCGGGCAGCCCCGAATGGGATTTAGTGAAATCCCAAGTTCGGGAAGCACTGGAGGAGTACGGTTGTTTCGAGGCTTTGTTTGATCCAATCCTGGAGCTTCGAAAGGCAGTATTGGGGGCTTTGCAAGAGGTCTTTGACTTGCCTTTACAAACAAAAAAACTGTGTGTTTCCGATAAGCCCTTTCGTGGCTATTCGTGTCCTCCATCTGGTGTTTTACAAAGCATGACGGTGGATGATGCTCATATTGCTGAAAACATTGAACAATGCCTCACCACCGGTTTATGGCCTCAAGGAAATATAAGTTTCAGGTACA TAAAACTCTGGCATCTTTTCACTCAACTAgcatcagagttagaaaagacaATTTTGAAGATGATTTTGGAGAGTTTTGGGCTTGGGAAATACATGGATGAGCTCACTGACATCGCAAACTATCAACTGAGGATCATAAAATATGAAAAGCCGAAAGCCAACAAGCAAACCATTGGGATACCTGCACACTGCAGTGACACTAATATGTTGATCCTTTTGTATCAAAACGAGGTTAATGGATTGGAGATTCAAAACAAAGATGGTGAATGGATGAATACGAAGTTTTCCCCCAACTATTTCATAGTCATAATTGGAGAGTGCCTTAGT ATATGGTTAAATGGTCGACTGTCTTCTCCTTATCATCGTGTCATGATGAAGGGTAATGAAGATAGGTATAGCCTTGCACTGTTTGCAACTGTAAGCGGAGGCTACATGGTAAAGTTTCCAACTGAGCTTGTGGATGACAAAAATCCCATGCTCTTCAAACCTCATGACCATGAAGAATTTTTGAACTATTTATCCTCCCAAGTCGCTAAAGGTGTTGTTAAATCTGGGGATCTAATATCTCATCTTAAAACTTATTGTGCTGTCTAA